A genomic region of Bactrocera dorsalis isolate Fly_Bdor chromosome 3, ASM2337382v1, whole genome shotgun sequence contains the following coding sequences:
- the LOC105226265 gene encoding putative inorganic phosphate cotransporter isoform X1: MENEQKDDKKKKAPFFGARHVQCILMFFGISAAITQRTNLSVAIVAMMDKNSANPDFEEYQWSEKTKSYLLSSFFWGYFVTQIPGSQLAHRFGGKITLLLGIVLSALLALLTPLGVHLGDWQVLFGLRLCQGLLQGSTFASVHTLLSKWILVEERNSLGTFCYTGLPFGSVLMMLVSGWIASSTLGWPGIFYFAGLFSIIWGIVWYFFGANTPRDCKWMSEEERLYIEAALVTTSKPEPENATMKTPWLKIFTSLPFWVLLLVQCAYTWGFWTMITEIPSYMKSILKQDIQSNSLMSAAPYLANILLTFVFCVLASFLIKRGYICVNTSRKLFNTIGFWVPIVPLILLGYMRADQSELALVLLVIIVGVNTASNLGFLINHIDLSPNFAGILMGITNGAANVMSLLAPLAVGVIVTDANDVQQWRIVFYIIGGMYFVCNLLFVLFGQTKIQAWNYPKTHDLQRAERDEQI; this comes from the exons ATGGAAAATGAACAGAAAgatgataaaaaaaagaaag CACCGTTCTTTGGTGCTCGTCATGTGCAATGTATTCTAATGTTTTTCGGAATCTCTGCAGCGATAACGCAACGCACAAATCTCTCGGTAGCGATAGTGGCAATGATGGATAAGAATTCCGCAAACCCCGATTTTGAg GAGTACCAATGGTCCGAGAAGACAAAGTCCTATCTGCTCAGCAGTTTCTTTTGGGGCTATTTTGTGACACAAATACCGGGCAGTCAGTTGGCGCACAGATTTGGTGGTAAAATAACGCTACTCCTTGGTATAGTACTAAGTGCACTTTTGGCTTTGCTCACACCGCTGGGCGTGCATTTGGGCGATTGGCAAGTGCTCTTTGGGCTGCGTTTGTGTCAAGGTCTCTTACAGGGTAGCACGTTTGCATCTGTACACACACTGCTCTCTAAATGGATACTAGTCGAGGAGCGCAACTCACTTGGCACCTTTTGCTATACTGGGCTGCCCTTCGGTAGCGTGCTGATGATGTTGGTTAGCGGTTGGATTGCCTCCTCTACGTTAGGTTGGCCGGGCATTTTCTACTTCGCCGGCTTATTCAGCATAATTTGGGGTATCGTCTGGTATTTTTTTGGCGCTAACACACCTCGTGATTGCAAATGGATGAGTGAGGAAGAGCGTTTGTATATTGAAGCCGCATTGGTGACAACGTCCAAACCGGAGCCTGAAAATGCAACCATGAAGACACCATGGTTAAAGATATTCACATCACTGCCTTTCTGGGTTTTATTGCTGGTACAGTGCGCCTACACTTGGGGCTTTTGGACAATGATAACAGAAATCCCGTCATATATGAAGAGCATACTGAAACAAGATATCCAGAGCAATTCGCTCATGTCCGCAGCACCTTATCTGGCTAATATACTTTTGACATTCGTATTTTGTGTTTTAGCTAGTTTTCTGATTAAACGTGGCTACATTTGTGTTAATACCAGTCGTAAACTGTTCAACACTATCGGTTTTTGGGTGCCCATAGTACCGCTCATACTACTTGGCTATATGCGTGCCGATCAGAGTGAGTTGGCGCTGGTTTTGCTGGTGATTATTGTTGGTGTGAATACAGCCAGCAATTTGGGTTTCCTCATCAATCATATTGATTTATCCCCCAATTTTGCTGGTATCCTTATGGGCATAACAAATGGCGCGGCAAATGTTATGAGCTTATTGGCCCCACTGGCGGTGGGCGTCATTGTCACTGATGCG AATGATGTGCAGCAGTGGCGCATTGTCTTTTACATTATCGGTGGCATGTACTTCGTTTGCAATTTATTGTTCGTCTTGTTTGGCCAGACGAAAATCCAGGCCTGGAACTATCCTAAAACACATGATCTACAGCGTGCTGAGCGCGATGAGCAAATATGA
- the LOC105226265 gene encoding putative inorganic phosphate cotransporter isoform X2: MENEQKDDKKKKAITQRTNLSVAIVAMMDKNSANPDFEEYQWSEKTKSYLLSSFFWGYFVTQIPGSQLAHRFGGKITLLLGIVLSALLALLTPLGVHLGDWQVLFGLRLCQGLLQGSTFASVHTLLSKWILVEERNSLGTFCYTGLPFGSVLMMLVSGWIASSTLGWPGIFYFAGLFSIIWGIVWYFFGANTPRDCKWMSEEERLYIEAALVTTSKPEPENATMKTPWLKIFTSLPFWVLLLVQCAYTWGFWTMITEIPSYMKSILKQDIQSNSLMSAAPYLANILLTFVFCVLASFLIKRGYICVNTSRKLFNTIGFWVPIVPLILLGYMRADQSELALVLLVIIVGVNTASNLGFLINHIDLSPNFAGILMGITNGAANVMSLLAPLAVGVIVTDANDVQQWRIVFYIIGGMYFVCNLLFVLFGQTKIQAWNYPKTHDLQRAERDEQI, from the exons ATGGAAAATGAACAGAAAgatgataaaaaaaagaaag CGATAACGCAACGCACAAATCTCTCGGTAGCGATAGTGGCAATGATGGATAAGAATTCCGCAAACCCCGATTTTGAg GAGTACCAATGGTCCGAGAAGACAAAGTCCTATCTGCTCAGCAGTTTCTTTTGGGGCTATTTTGTGACACAAATACCGGGCAGTCAGTTGGCGCACAGATTTGGTGGTAAAATAACGCTACTCCTTGGTATAGTACTAAGTGCACTTTTGGCTTTGCTCACACCGCTGGGCGTGCATTTGGGCGATTGGCAAGTGCTCTTTGGGCTGCGTTTGTGTCAAGGTCTCTTACAGGGTAGCACGTTTGCATCTGTACACACACTGCTCTCTAAATGGATACTAGTCGAGGAGCGCAACTCACTTGGCACCTTTTGCTATACTGGGCTGCCCTTCGGTAGCGTGCTGATGATGTTGGTTAGCGGTTGGATTGCCTCCTCTACGTTAGGTTGGCCGGGCATTTTCTACTTCGCCGGCTTATTCAGCATAATTTGGGGTATCGTCTGGTATTTTTTTGGCGCTAACACACCTCGTGATTGCAAATGGATGAGTGAGGAAGAGCGTTTGTATATTGAAGCCGCATTGGTGACAACGTCCAAACCGGAGCCTGAAAATGCAACCATGAAGACACCATGGTTAAAGATATTCACATCACTGCCTTTCTGGGTTTTATTGCTGGTACAGTGCGCCTACACTTGGGGCTTTTGGACAATGATAACAGAAATCCCGTCATATATGAAGAGCATACTGAAACAAGATATCCAGAGCAATTCGCTCATGTCCGCAGCACCTTATCTGGCTAATATACTTTTGACATTCGTATTTTGTGTTTTAGCTAGTTTTCTGATTAAACGTGGCTACATTTGTGTTAATACCAGTCGTAAACTGTTCAACACTATCGGTTTTTGGGTGCCCATAGTACCGCTCATACTACTTGGCTATATGCGTGCCGATCAGAGTGAGTTGGCGCTGGTTTTGCTGGTGATTATTGTTGGTGTGAATACAGCCAGCAATTTGGGTTTCCTCATCAATCATATTGATTTATCCCCCAATTTTGCTGGTATCCTTATGGGCATAACAAATGGCGCGGCAAATGTTATGAGCTTATTGGCCCCACTGGCGGTGGGCGTCATTGTCACTGATGCG AATGATGTGCAGCAGTGGCGCATTGTCTTTTACATTATCGGTGGCATGTACTTCGTTTGCAATTTATTGTTCGTCTTGTTTGGCCAGACGAAAATCCAGGCCTGGAACTATCCTAAAACACATGATCTACAGCGTGCTGAGCGCGATGAGCAAATATGA
- the LOC105226222 gene encoding uncharacterized protein LOC105226222 isoform X2 — protein MVLEVSVDPNPEHQQQPQRRADAVEEEPEPVVEVTTSGSIIFDKAYQMMERFSSMRIGQFVLERVDRVLRVFEDTAKWSLPQDKADATLVRPLSWLPFLVLIVFLRQVRIWLSLAALLIGDGPVTASSIVYFIQTRRRKLRSIRMHGLKAIQQHEEERKAMLCEHENSLVMRVGKLLSTAMCRPRIHCEPAGVVFSPNNPAMRELLRPIEPPRFRFKRQREDDSPEVELSCSQMLTKYANENSDDDSDYVPLEEEDDDSTMSANTSNETQGEYNMDTSEENAKDQSFSEKTEATEEKSPKEKKVPIIEINAKEVGNTSTPNNDHKDKKEQNTIKSEIEKAVTKSPKTPHTPLDNGQSKSGKSGGLAEEAVVVQTQATREVTKPQNAKSLNLSNGHNDEQKKATPGHESAAHTKPHLPPQLLSNVVSNASSPPNFNSFHKPLSSQQNMSAKFADAEEADPSFEDGDEHSQHAKQFKSQPEHKPQQQQQQHKQSYRYRRNRR, from the exons ATGGTGCTAGAAGTCAGCGTCGATCCAAACCCCGAGCATCAGCAGCAGCCACAACGTCGAGCGGACGCTGTGGAAGAAGAACCGGAACCAGTAGTAGAGGTGACCACAAGCGGCAGCATAATCTTCGATAAAGCTTACCAAATGATGGAGCGATTCTCGTCAATGCGCATCGGGCAATTTGTGTTGGAACGAGTTGATCGAGTGCTGCGCGTCTTCGAGGATACCGCCAAATGGAGCCTGCCACAGG ATAAGGCAGATGCGACTCTGGTTCGTCCTTTGTCATGGCTACCATTCCTCGTCTTAATCGTGTTCTTACGTCAAGTACGCATTTGGCTATCGCTGGCAGCACTACTTATCGGTGATGGTCCGGTGACCGCTAGTAGTATCGTCTATTTCATACAGACGCGTCGTCGCAAATTGCGCTCCATACGCATGCATGGCTTGAAGGCCATACAGCAGCATGAGGAAGAGCGCAAAGCTATGCTTTGTGAGCATGAAAACAGTTTGGTGATGAGAGTGGGTAAATTACTCAGCACGGCTATGTGCCGGCCGCGCATTCATTGTGAACCAGCGGGCGTAGTGTTTTCGCCAAACAACCCAGCTATGCGTGAATTACTGCGG CCCATCGAACCACCGCGTTTCAGATTTAAACGTCAACGTGAGGATGACAGCCCCGAAGTGGAATTAAGCTGTTCACAGATGCTTACGAAGTATGCTAATGAGAACTCCGACGATGACTCTGATTATGTACCGCTCGAGGAAGAGGATGATGACTCGACTATGTCCGCGAATACCTCTAACGAAACGCAAGGTGAATATAACATG GATACAAGCGAAGAAAATGCCAAAGATCAAAGCTTTTCCGAGAAAACAGAAGCGACAGAAGAAAAGTCACCAAAGGAAAAGAAAGTACCCATAATAGAGATCAATGCTAAAGAAGTGGGAAATACTTCGACACCCAATAATGATCATAAAGATAAGAAAGAGCAAAACACAATTAAATCGGAGATTGAGAAAGCGGTAACTAAGTCACCGAAAACACCACACACACCGTTGGATAACGGTCAAAGTAAAAGTGGCAAGAGCGGTGGGCTGGCAGAAGAGGCGGTAGTCG TACAAACACAGGCCACGCGTGAGGTCACAAAACCTCAAAATGCAAAATCGCTAAATCTTTCCAACGGCCACAACGATGAGCAAAAGAAAGCAACGCCTGGACATGAAAGCGCCGCCCACACCAAACCGCACTTGCCGCCACAATTATTGAGCAACGTTGTTTCCAATGCAA GCTCTCCCCCAAACTTCAACTCATTTCATAAGCCATTATCCAGCCAACAGAATATGAGTGCCAAATTTGCTGATGCAGAAG AAGCAGATCCATCATTTGAAGATGGTGATGAGCATTCTCAGCATGCCAAACAATTCAAATCTCAGCCCGAGCataaaccacaacaacaacagcagcaacataagCAATCATACCGATACCGCAGAAACCGACGTTAA
- the LOC105226222 gene encoding uncharacterized protein LOC105226222 isoform X1, whose product MVLEVSVDPNPEHQQQPQRRADAVEEEPEPVVEVTTSGSIIFDKAYQMMERFSSMRIGQFVLERVDRVLRVFEDTAKWSLPQDKADATLVRPLSWLPFLVLIVFLRQVRIWLSLAALLIGDGPVTASSIVYFIQTRRRKLRSIRMHGLKAIQQHEEERKAMLCEHENSLVMRVGKLLSTAMCRPRIHCEPAGVVFSPNNPAMRELLRPIEPPRFRFKRQREDDSPEVELSCSQMLTKYANENSDDDSDYVPLEEEDDDSTMSANTSNETQGEYNMDTSEENAKDQSFSEKTEATEEKSPKEKKVPIIEINAKEVGNTSTPNNDHKDKKEQNTIKSEIEKAVTKSPKTPHTPLDNGQSKSGKSGGLAEEAVVVQTQATREVTKPQNAKSLNLSNGHNDEQKKATPGHESAAHTKPHLPPQLLSNVVSNANPSDGKLIDANDACSDKQIEIPTNNPVLPEPPTPQQPLSSSSTLSSPSCSTTSSTSSLVSLTASDDFVVDHDRSDPPTPTPSLNTASSAEDVYLSPFGSPPNFNSFHKPLSSQQNMSAKFADAEEADPSFEDGDEHSQHAKQFKSQPEHKPQQQQQQHKQSYRYRRNRR is encoded by the exons ATGGTGCTAGAAGTCAGCGTCGATCCAAACCCCGAGCATCAGCAGCAGCCACAACGTCGAGCGGACGCTGTGGAAGAAGAACCGGAACCAGTAGTAGAGGTGACCACAAGCGGCAGCATAATCTTCGATAAAGCTTACCAAATGATGGAGCGATTCTCGTCAATGCGCATCGGGCAATTTGTGTTGGAACGAGTTGATCGAGTGCTGCGCGTCTTCGAGGATACCGCCAAATGGAGCCTGCCACAGG ATAAGGCAGATGCGACTCTGGTTCGTCCTTTGTCATGGCTACCATTCCTCGTCTTAATCGTGTTCTTACGTCAAGTACGCATTTGGCTATCGCTGGCAGCACTACTTATCGGTGATGGTCCGGTGACCGCTAGTAGTATCGTCTATTTCATACAGACGCGTCGTCGCAAATTGCGCTCCATACGCATGCATGGCTTGAAGGCCATACAGCAGCATGAGGAAGAGCGCAAAGCTATGCTTTGTGAGCATGAAAACAGTTTGGTGATGAGAGTGGGTAAATTACTCAGCACGGCTATGTGCCGGCCGCGCATTCATTGTGAACCAGCGGGCGTAGTGTTTTCGCCAAACAACCCAGCTATGCGTGAATTACTGCGG CCCATCGAACCACCGCGTTTCAGATTTAAACGTCAACGTGAGGATGACAGCCCCGAAGTGGAATTAAGCTGTTCACAGATGCTTACGAAGTATGCTAATGAGAACTCCGACGATGACTCTGATTATGTACCGCTCGAGGAAGAGGATGATGACTCGACTATGTCCGCGAATACCTCTAACGAAACGCAAGGTGAATATAACATG GATACAAGCGAAGAAAATGCCAAAGATCAAAGCTTTTCCGAGAAAACAGAAGCGACAGAAGAAAAGTCACCAAAGGAAAAGAAAGTACCCATAATAGAGATCAATGCTAAAGAAGTGGGAAATACTTCGACACCCAATAATGATCATAAAGATAAGAAAGAGCAAAACACAATTAAATCGGAGATTGAGAAAGCGGTAACTAAGTCACCGAAAACACCACACACACCGTTGGATAACGGTCAAAGTAAAAGTGGCAAGAGCGGTGGGCTGGCAGAAGAGGCGGTAGTCG TACAAACACAGGCCACGCGTGAGGTCACAAAACCTCAAAATGCAAAATCGCTAAATCTTTCCAACGGCCACAACGATGAGCAAAAGAAAGCAACGCCTGGACATGAAAGCGCCGCCCACACCAAACCGCACTTGCCGCCACAATTATTGAGCAACGTTGTTTCCAATGCAA ATCCCAGTGATGGAAAATTAATAGATGCTAATGATGCTTGTTCCGATAAACAAATTGAAATCCCAACCAATAATCCAGTACTACCTGAACCACCAACACCACAACAACCACTGTCATCTTCCTCAACACTTTCGTCTCCATCCTGCTCCACCACATCCTCCACCTCCTCATTAGTTTCGTTAACGGCAAGTGATGATTTTGTTGTCGACCACGATCGTAGTGATCCGCCGACTCCAACGCCTTCACTCAATACGGCATCGTCGGCAGAGGACGTCTATCTGAGTCCGTTCG GCTCTCCCCCAAACTTCAACTCATTTCATAAGCCATTATCCAGCCAACAGAATATGAGTGCCAAATTTGCTGATGCAGAAG AAGCAGATCCATCATTTGAAGATGGTGATGAGCATTCTCAGCATGCCAAACAATTCAAATCTCAGCCCGAGCataaaccacaacaacaacagcagcaacataagCAATCATACCGATACCGCAGAAACCGACGTTAA